In Amyelois transitella isolate CPQ chromosome 3, ilAmyTran1.1, whole genome shotgun sequence, a single genomic region encodes these proteins:
- the LOC106129838 gene encoding 17-beta-hydroxysteroid dehydrogenase 13 produces MATEVSKNSAAQTLVDKAPWTDEQGIAMKIYQITSLVFEVFILYLKMTCTWIYSYYQLFVPPEPKSVKGEIILITGAGHGMGRETALRFARLGGILVCVDINPTGNQTTVDMIKEEKGQAYRYECDVTNREAVLALGERVRREVGDVTMLINNAGIMPCKALRDTSEKEIRALFEVNIIAHFWLLQTFLPAMMERNHGHIVAMSSMAGVMGLRNLVPYCATKFAVRGMMEALHEELREDIRDYSGIKLTVICPYIVDTGLCKNPKIKFPSLLKIVTPDKAADDIVDAVRRNYYEITIPSSLYYINLFCRAMPRAVPLHLKDFLDSGLEAE; encoded by the exons GACGGACGAGCAAGGGATAGCGATGAAGATATACCAGATTACGAGTTTAGTCTTCGAGGTGTTCATCTTGTACCTCAAGATGACCTGTACCTGGATCTATTCTTACTACCAGCTCTTCGTGCCCCCAGAACCGAAGAGCGTTAAAGGAGAAATTATATTG ataACAGGAGCTGGGCACGGTATGGGTCGGGAGACAGCACTCCGTTTCGCCAGGCTGGGGGGGATCCTGGTCTGTGTGGACATAAACCCTACTGGAAACCAGACGACAGTCGACATGATCAAGGAGGAGAAAGGACAGGCTTACAGATATGA ATGTGACGTTACCAACCGGGAGGCTGTGCTGGCGTTGGGGGAGAGGGTCCGGCGGGAGGTCGGCGACGTCACGATGCTCATCAACAATGCTGGCATCATGCCCTGCAAGGCTCTAAGGGACACTTCAGAGAAGGAGATCAGGGCTCTGTTCGAAGTCAACATAATTGCTCACTTCTGG CTTCTCCAAACCTTCTTGCCAGCGATGATGGAGAGGAACCACGGCCACATAGTCGCCATGTCATCAATGGCTGGGGTCATGGGACTCCGGAACTTGGTGCCGTACTGCGCCACCAAGTTTGCAGTGCGAGGCATGATGGAAGCCTTACATGAGGAGCTGAGAGAAGATATTAGGGATTAcagtggt ATAAAACTAACAGTCATCTGTCCGTACATCGTCGACACTGGCCTCTGCAAGAACCCCAAGATTAAATTCCCATCTCTTCTCAAGATTGTCACTCCTGATAAAGCTGCAGATGATATCGTTGATGCCGTACGAAGGAATTACTATGAGATTACCATTCCTAGCTCACTCTACTATATTAACCTG TTTTGTCGAGCGATGCCCCGCGCTGTGCCATTGCATTTGAAAGACTTCTTAGATTCAGGGCTCGAGGCTGAATAA